Proteins encoded in a region of the Trichomycterus rosablanca isolate fTriRos1 chromosome 26, fTriRos1.hap1, whole genome shotgun sequence genome:
- the cnga2b gene encoding cyclic nucleotide gated channel subunit alpha 2b has protein sequence MTGQAAVQRSASSHQLSVRSTLEDQHERAGSAISRSENDDTSSELERVAALEPPSAEMLNSFRGRRALSRLVNLVVTLREWAQKSLVEEEQRPDSFLERFQGPQVGKDAPAAAEVATKKTWEGFVVSQSDNIYYYWLFFIAVAVLYNWVLLVARACFDDLQKENTDLWWVLDYTCDFIYILDSCVRLRTGYLEQGLLVKEPAKLRDNYVKTLQFKLDVLSILPTDLLYILLGPNLPQVRFNRLLRFARMFEFFDRVETRTNYPNAFRICNLVLYILVIIHWNACIYYAISKALGLGTDNWVYPNITRSGTLTHTYVYCFYWSTLTLTTIGEMPPPERDEEFVFVVFDFLIGVLIFATIVGNVGSMIANMNATRAEFQARIDAIKHYMHFRKVNRTLETRVIKWFDYLWTNEKAVDEQEVLKNLPDKLRAEIAINVHLGTLKKVRIFQDCEAGLLVELVLKLRPQVYSPGDYICRKGDIGKEMYIIKEGKLAVVADDGVTQFALLTAGGCFGEISILNIQGSKMGNRRTANIRSIGYSDLFCLSKDDLMEAVTEYPEAQKVLEERGREILKKQGLLDESVATGGLGVMDTVERVQRLDSSLDVLQTRFARLLGEFSSTQRQLKQRITALERQLCHTGLGLLSDNEVEGEHSGVQTQADVHTQAEIHTQAFTEPDTEAENQ, from the exons CTGGAGGACCAACACGAGCGAGCCGGCAGCGCTATCAGCAGGTCCGAGA ATGACGACACGTCATCAGAGCTGGAGCGCGTCGCTGCTCTCGAACCTCCAAGTGCAGAGATGCTCAATTCCTTTAGAGGCAGGAGAGCTCtgtccag GTTGGTAAATCTGGTGGTGACACTCAGAGAGTGGGCACAGAAGAGTCTGGTAGAGGAAGAGCAGCGACCCGACTCCTTCCTCGAGCGTTTTCAGGGGCCCCAGGTTGGAAAAGACGCACCGGCGGCTGCTGAAGTAGCCACCAAGAAAAC ATGGGAGGGCTTCGTGGTGTCGCAGTcagataatatttattattactggcTCTTCTTCATCGCTGTAGCTGTGCTCTATAACTGGGTCCTGCTAGTTGCCAG AGCGTGTTTCGATGACCTACAAAAAGAGAATACAGATCTGTGGTGGGTGCTGGACTACACTTGCGACTTCATCTATATACTGGACAGCTGTGTTCGACTGAGGACAG GATACCTGGAGCAGGGTCTTCTGGTGAAAGAGCCGGCCAAGCTGAGAGACAACTACGTCAAGACCTTGCAGTTCAAACTTGACGTCCTCTCCATCCTTCCCACCGATCTGCTCTACATCCTCCTGGGACCCAACCTGCCTCAGGTCCGCTTCAACCGCCTGCTCCGATTCGCACGCATGTTCGAGTTCTTCGATCGGGTCGAGACCCGCACCAACTACCCCAACGCCTTCCGGATCTGCAACCTGGTCCTCTACATCCTGGTCATCATTCACTGGAATGCGTGCATATATTACGCCATTTCGAAGGCGCTGGGGCTTGGCACGGACAACTGGGTGTATCCGAACATAACCAGATCTGGGACACTGACGCACACTTACGTGTACTGCTTCTACTGGTCCACACTAACACTAACCACTATCGGAGAGATGCCCCCTCCAGAGAGGGACGAGGAGTTCGTCTTTGTGGTTTTTGACTTTTTGATTGGCGTGCTGATCTTTGCCACCATCGTGGGTAATGTGGGCTCGATGATTGCAAACATGAACGCCACGAGGGCGGAGTTCCAGGCACGCATCGATGCCATCAAGCATTACATGCACTTCCGCAAGGTAAACCGCACCCTCGAGACGCGTGTCATCAAGTGGTTTGACTACCTCTGGACTAATGAGAAAGCTGTAGATGAGCAGGAGGTCCTGAAGAACCTTCCAGACAAACTCAGGGCAGAAATTGCCATCAACGTTCATTTGGGCACGCTCAAAAAGGTTCGGATCTTTCAAGACTGTGAAGCTGGTCTGTTGGTGGAACTGGTTCTTAAACTGCGCCCCCAGGTCTACAGTCCAGGAGACTACATCTGCCGGAAGGGCGATATCGGCAAAGAAATGTACATCATCAAGGAGGGAAAGCTGGCCGTTGTAGCGGATGACGGCGTGACGCAGTTTGCGCTGCTAACTGCGGGAGGTTGCTTCGGTGAAATTAGCATCCTCAACATTCAAGGGAGCAAAATGGGCAACCGGCGGACTGCTAACATACGAAGCATCGGCTACTCGGACCTCTTCTGCCTGTCCAAAGATGACCTCATGGAGGCTGTCACTGAATATCCAGAAGCTCAAAAGGTTCTGGAAGAGCGTGGACGAGAGATCTTAAAAAAGCAAGGCCTCCTGGATGAAAGTGTAGCCACAGGAGGGCTGGGTGTGATGGACACGGTGGAAAGAGTCCAGCGTTTGGATTCGTCTCTGGACGTTCTGCAGACACGCTTTGCCCGATTGCTGGGGGAATTCAGCAGCACTCAGCGTCAACTTAAACAGCGAATCACAGCTCTCGAGAGACAACTGTGCCACACCGGACTGGGGTTGTTGTCAGACAATGAGGTGGAAGGAGaacacagtggtgttcaaaCACAAGCAGACGTTCACACACAGgctgagatacacacacaggcgTTCACCGAGCCAGACACCGAGGCCGAGAATCAGTAA